A part of Deltaproteobacteria bacterium genomic DNA contains:
- a CDS encoding adenosylcobinamide amidohydrolase, protein MKKEMVFNTAKVLLLLAIFIGSMVGPSASLAFSEEFVDASGTTVTFGKPPLRVVSLVPGITEIIFRIGAGDAVQGITYYSTYPPEAAGKPVVGGFFSPSLGAIEAIQPDLIFLSSLHERVRERFRHRAGCTLVNLDAKSVDDIFRNIELLGRIFNRTEEARRLNRRIKAPFQVVARKVAHIPAANRRRVIRLMGQDRVMTPGDDSFQNEMIRAAGGIPPELGKNGNIVTITKEEWMNFNPQVIYGCGGDRETAKRFLNRVGWKDVEAVTHGKIFYFPCDLTCRASTRAGEFVSWLSSTIYTDAFAVKENQILEEKLSESRKLDLALDYVEDARVWRSTIHDFENKTLIIDFKAPMAVLSTLEGERNGIASIGNHYSPPPCWAISHESGLEGERDRVYQVIGKSGENASFLFTGVDMDHLVIERQSFREMAVYALVTAGIRSNAMRMSKDEGRFYEPGTINIILLPNVKLTSRAMTRAVISATEGKTAALQDLDIRSRYTPLVNQATGTGTDNLIVAQGTGRLTDNAGGHSKLGELIAGTVYAAVKKAVYRQNSITAPRNVFWRLKERGISISELISVDACECGVERGDLSGGLEGILLQPEYAAFVESSFAMSDDYQRGLITGLDTHEALCKSIAEKIAGRNIDHMVDLVAIEDMPPVLEMTLNSMLNGLYFKMK, encoded by the coding sequence ATGAAAAAAGAAATGGTTTTCAATACGGCCAAAGTCCTGCTTCTGTTGGCCATCTTCATCGGGTCCATGGTGGGGCCTTCCGCATCGCTGGCCTTTTCAGAGGAATTCGTTGATGCATCCGGGACCACTGTGACATTTGGAAAGCCGCCTTTACGGGTGGTCTCTCTTGTGCCGGGCATCACCGAGATAATTTTCAGGATTGGTGCCGGAGATGCGGTTCAAGGGATCACCTATTACAGCACCTATCCCCCCGAAGCAGCAGGGAAACCGGTCGTGGGGGGCTTTTTTTCGCCGTCTCTCGGCGCTATCGAGGCGATACAGCCGGATTTGATTTTTCTGTCGTCACTCCATGAAAGGGTAAGAGAACGGTTTCGTCATAGGGCGGGGTGCACGCTGGTCAATCTGGATGCCAAGAGCGTGGATGACATCTTCCGGAACATCGAACTCCTGGGGAGGATATTCAATAGAACAGAGGAGGCCCGTCGACTTAACCGGAGGATCAAGGCCCCGTTTCAAGTCGTTGCCCGTAAAGTCGCCCATATCCCTGCGGCAAACCGAAGGCGGGTCATCCGGCTCATGGGGCAAGACCGGGTGATGACGCCCGGAGACGACTCTTTTCAGAATGAGATGATCAGGGCCGCCGGCGGTATCCCTCCTGAACTGGGGAAAAACGGGAACATTGTGACGATCACCAAAGAGGAGTGGATGAATTTCAACCCGCAGGTCATCTATGGGTGTGGAGGGGACAGGGAAACCGCCAAAAGGTTTCTCAACCGCGTTGGATGGAAGGATGTGGAGGCGGTAACTCATGGAAAGATATTCTACTTTCCCTGCGATCTGACCTGCAGGGCGTCCACCAGGGCAGGGGAGTTCGTTTCATGGCTTTCATCCACGATCTATACGGATGCATTTGCCGTTAAAGAGAATCAGATTTTAGAGGAGAAGCTGTCCGAATCCCGCAAACTTGACCTGGCCCTTGATTACGTTGAGGATGCCCGGGTATGGCGCAGCACCATTCATGACTTTGAAAACAAGACCCTGATCATCGATTTCAAAGCGCCCATGGCCGTTCTCTCCACACTGGAAGGGGAGCGCAACGGCATCGCCTCCATCGGCAATCATTATTCCCCTCCCCCCTGCTGGGCCATCAGCCATGAGTCCGGCCTGGAGGGGGAAAGGGATCGGGTATATCAGGTCATCGGCAAATCCGGAGAAAACGCCAGTTTTCTCTTCACCGGCGTGGACATGGACCATCTGGTGATAGAACGGCAAAGTTTCAGGGAGATGGCGGTCTATGCCCTGGTAACGGCCGGCATCAGGTCGAACGCCATGAGAATGTCCAAGGATGAAGGGCGCTTCTATGAACCGGGAACGATCAATATCATCCTCCTGCCCAATGTGAAACTCACGTCGCGCGCCATGACAAGGGCCGTTATCAGCGCTACCGAGGGGAAAACCGCTGCGCTGCAGGATCTGGATATCAGGAGCCGTTACACCCCCCTGGTGAACCAGGCCACGGGCACGGGGACGGATAATCTGATCGTTGCCCAGGGGACGGGCCGCCTGACGGACAATGCGGGCGGGCACTCAAAGCTGGGAGAGTTGATTGCCGGGACGGTGTATGCCGCTGTAAAAAAGGCTGTTTACAGACAGAACAGCATCACGGCACCCCGAAATGTCTTCTGGCGTCTGAAGGAGAGGGGAATCAGTATCTCTGAATTGATTTCAGTGGATGCCTGTGAATGCGGTGTTGAGAGGGGAGACCTGTCAGGGGGCCTGGAAGGAATACTCCTCCAGCCCGAATACGCCGCTTTCGTGGAATCGTCATTCGCCATGAGCGATGACTATCAAAGGGGGCTGATCACCGGCCTGGACACCCATGAAGCATTGTGCAAAAGCATAGCGGAAAAGATCGCCGGCCGGAACATAGACCATATGGTCGATCTTGTGGCTATTGAAGATATGCCGCCCGTTTTAGAGATGACGCTGAACAGCATGCTTAATGGTCTCTACTTCAAAATGAAGTGA
- a CDS encoding pyridoxal phosphate-dependent class II aminotransferase, giving the protein MMTRQSQYLHGGAPQRDMARLGVPLRPVLDFSVNLNPLGPPPVIQERWQELFEAVEHYPSIEGEGVALYYETVCNVSSRNFLAGNGSTEMIYHAPRVLGFKRAAVITPSYHDYERASLLAGAEVVRCPLSPADDFAFPPENELVGLLNHVDALWIARPNNPTGNVFPKDVILRLARRFPQKWFMVDEAFIQFLSDWKTNSLLTETPLPNILVLHSLTKFFAIAGLRLGGVIGSEPVISRLKKAKEPWAVNGIADRVASLLTECPDYEDDTRTSVQQECRRVFGGLQSLDGIVPYPASADYILCRWVKTGNLDDMIRHLLSHGAYVRDCRNFPGLEDNFFRIGLKKPADNDLLLSLLASFQPSQPGL; this is encoded by the coding sequence ATGATGACAAGACAATCGCAGTATTTGCATGGTGGCGCCCCGCAGCGGGACATGGCCAGGCTGGGCGTGCCGCTTCGGCCTGTATTGGACTTCAGTGTGAATCTCAATCCCCTGGGTCCGCCCCCTGTGATTCAAGAGAGATGGCAGGAATTGTTTGAGGCTGTCGAGCACTATCCCAGCATTGAAGGGGAGGGGGTGGCCCTTTACTATGAAACGGTCTGCAACGTATCCTCACGCAACTTTCTGGCGGGGAATGGATCGACGGAGATGATCTATCATGCGCCCAGGGTGCTCGGCTTCAAGCGGGCCGCCGTGATCACGCCGTCCTACCACGATTATGAGCGGGCCTCACTCCTGGCCGGCGCCGAGGTGGTGAGGTGTCCCCTTTCTCCGGCGGACGATTTCGCCTTTCCGCCGGAAAATGAACTGGTCGGCCTTTTAAACCACGTGGATGCCCTCTGGATCGCACGTCCCAACAACCCCACGGGCAATGTCTTTCCCAAGGACGTCATCTTAAGACTGGCCCGCAGGTTTCCGCAAAAATGGTTTATGGTTGACGAGGCGTTCATTCAGTTTCTATCTGATTGGAAGACGAACAGTCTCCTCACCGAAACGCCTCTCCCCAATATCCTGGTGCTCCACTCCCTCACAAAATTCTTTGCCATCGCAGGCCTCAGGCTGGGGGGGGTCATAGGAAGTGAACCGGTCATATCACGGTTGAAAAAGGCCAAGGAGCCGTGGGCGGTCAATGGGATCGCGGATCGGGTGGCGTCCCTGCTAACAGAATGCCCTGATTATGAGGATGACACCCGCACGAGCGTTCAACAGGAATGCCGCAGGGTATTTGGCGGTCTCCAATCCCTGGACGGGATCGTCCCGTATCCTGCGTCAGCCGATTATATCCTGTGCCGATGGGTGAAAACAGGAAACCTGGATGATATGATTCGACACCTCCTTTCTCATGGGGCGTACGTGCGGGACTGCAGGAATTTTCCGGGACTTGAAGATAACTTCTTTCGCATCGGCCTTAAAAAGCCGGCAGACAATGATCTGTTGCTCTCGCTTCTGGCGTCGTTTCAGCCGTCTCAGCCAGGATTGTGA
- the cbiB gene encoding adenosylcobinamide-phosphate synthase CbiB: MFPLAVILLLAFLLDLLLGDPRYRLHPIRLMGLCILFFTKIFRRLGLDGKWGGILLVGTVQAVFLVAYLTASLALRHIHMVIGLMFDLFIGYSCLALKDLFTHTDRVVHAMEAGDLIEARKRIGMVVGRDVRYLDEKGVCRAAMETLAENFVDGFLSPLFWGVSGGMLGYLLGYSPVMTAISLMLAFKVTSTLDSMVGYKDARFLKFGWAGARLDDIMNFVPARLSLVILFIGAWICRLNPSGGIRTALRDRLKHDSPNSAHAESFVAGALRVQLGGPTIYPGGRKEKPWLGQGNPDPVPLHIRKTGRLLKCAAWVGVIITVCSLMVFC, from the coding sequence ATGTTTCCATTGGCCGTCATCCTCCTCCTTGCATTCCTCCTGGATCTCCTTTTGGGGGATCCCCGTTACCGGCTCCACCCCATCCGGTTGATGGGCCTTTGCATCCTCTTTTTCACGAAGATATTCCGACGCCTGGGCCTGGACGGGAAGTGGGGGGGCATCCTCCTGGTGGGGACGGTTCAGGCCGTTTTTCTTGTCGCCTATTTGACAGCGAGTCTTGCGCTCCGCCATATCCATATGGTGATCGGGCTCATGTTTGATCTTTTCATAGGCTATTCATGCCTTGCGCTCAAGGATCTTTTCACCCATACGGACCGCGTGGTCCATGCGATGGAGGCCGGTGATCTCATAGAAGCCAGAAAAAGGATTGGAATGGTGGTGGGCCGCGATGTCCGATATCTGGATGAAAAGGGGGTCTGCAGGGCGGCAATGGAGACCTTGGCCGAGAATTTTGTGGACGGGTTTCTTTCCCCGCTTTTTTGGGGGGTCAGCGGCGGAATGCTGGGATATCTTCTTGGATATTCCCCGGTCATGACCGCCATAAGCCTTATGCTCGCCTTTAAAGTGACGAGCACCCTGGACTCCATGGTGGGTTACAAAGACGCCCGGTTCCTCAAGTTCGGCTGGGCCGGGGCAAGGCTCGACGACATCATGAACTTTGTCCCCGCCCGCCTGTCCCTGGTGATTCTCTTTATCGGGGCATGGATTTGCCGCTTAAACCCGTCAGGAGGGATAAGGACTGCACTGAGAGACAGACTGAAGCATGATTCCCCCAACAGCGCACACGCGGAGAGTTTTGTGGCGGGGGCCCTTCGCGTGCAACTGGGGGGCCCGACCATCTATCCGGGGGGTAGAAAAGAAAAGCCCTGGCTGGGACAAGGAAACCCTGATCCGGTGCCCCTGCATATCCGAAAGACAGGCAGGCTTCTCAAATGCGCTGCCTGGGTCGGGGTGATTATCACCGTGTGTTCGCTGATGGTGTTCTGCTGA
- a CDS encoding rubrerythrin family protein, with the protein MAKTIDNLLTMFTSASESYVRYMAFAEAADKEGHGKAERILRAIAMSKMYHALSHFRASNLLDKTMENLKQALEEESYDYMKALPSMVQEAVKEDAIIGRYSLEYAMSIGPVITRLISQAIGDPDGYEEGSYYICPVCGNIEFGKPPNKCPFCGVDGKDFVEVS; encoded by the coding sequence ATGGCGAAGACTATCGATAATTTGTTGACAATGTTCACCAGTGCATCGGAATCCTATGTCCGGTATATGGCCTTTGCGGAGGCCGCGGACAAAGAAGGTCATGGAAAGGCAGAGAGAATTTTGAGGGCCATTGCCATGTCAAAGATGTACCATGCTTTATCGCACTTCAGGGCATCCAATCTGCTGGATAAGACGATGGAAAACCTCAAGCAGGCCTTGGAAGAAGAATCCTACGATTATATGAAAGCCCTCCCTTCCATGGTTCAGGAAGCGGTGAAAGAAGATGCGATTATCGGCAGGTACAGCCTGGAATATGCGATGTCTATCGGGCCGGTCATCACCAGGTTGATCAGCCAGGCCATCGGCGATCCTGATGGGTATGAAGAGGGATCCTATTATATCTGTCCTGTGTGCGGAAATATTGAGTTTGGGAAGCCGCCAAATAAGTGTCCCTTCTGCGGTGTGGACGGAAAGGATTTTGTGGAGGTTTCCTGA
- a CDS encoding MoxR family ATPase — MIEIYEKIRSAIVGREVETKSILVAMEAGKHILLEGPPGTSKSTLLREIARDSNTPLYIIEGNVDLTPAKLVGHFNPAKVMSDGYQPEYFEKGPLTKAMEEGGILYIEEFNRMPADVSNVLISPMEEGEMYVPRYGAVRAVRPFTLIAAQNPYDDVGTVRVSRAFMDRICLIQLGYQSEEEEREIVRVRTGLEDPDTIAFAVGMVRATRDHPDVKLGGSIRAAIDMVDLFAGMQKLADCPDQNILLSARMALSNKIWLNEMTQKTADDIVEEIWNGLKDHH, encoded by the coding sequence ATGATTGAGATTTATGAGAAAATCAGAAGCGCAATCGTGGGGAGAGAAGTGGAAACCAAATCCATACTGGTTGCCATGGAGGCGGGTAAACACATTCTACTGGAGGGGCCGCCAGGCACATCCAAATCCACCTTGCTCAGGGAAATCGCCCGTGATTCCAATACCCCTTTATATATTATTGAAGGCAATGTGGACCTCACACCGGCCAAACTGGTCGGTCATTTCAATCCGGCAAAGGTGATGTCGGACGGTTATCAACCGGAGTACTTTGAAAAAGGGCCCCTTACCAAGGCCATGGAAGAGGGAGGTATCCTTTACATCGAGGAATTCAATCGTATGCCGGCAGATGTTTCCAACGTCCTTATTTCGCCAATGGAAGAAGGAGAAATGTATGTTCCACGGTACGGCGCGGTAAGGGCTGTTCGTCCTTTTACCTTGATCGCGGCCCAAAATCCTTATGATGATGTGGGTACCGTGAGGGTTAGCAGGGCTTTTATGGACCGTATCTGTCTCATTCAACTGGGGTATCAGAGCGAAGAAGAAGAGCGAGAGATCGTTCGGGTCCGGACGGGTCTGGAGGATCCGGATACGATTGCGTTTGCAGTGGGAATGGTTCGTGCGACGAGGGATCATCCGGACGTCAAATTAGGAGGGTCCATCCGGGCTGCCATTGATATGGTGGACCTGTTTGCCGGCATGCAGAAACTTGCGGATTGTCCGGACCAAAATATCCTGCTATCTGCCCGAATGGCCTTGTCTAATAAAATCTGGCTGAATGAAATGACGCAAAAGACGGCCGATGACATCGTTGAAGAGATCTGGAACGGCCTCAAGGATCACCACTGA
- a CDS encoding VWA domain-containing protein, with protein sequence MDFETNDPHHYWRMATYFNQHPEELDLFFEHPGALEAFARMAGRLREDVAAQAVKIASRLIIKIARQIADTGYRSGRFELVKGCMDGAEIELDLSLERYAEAPERGAFENLVSYVRHREREAFVMMLDFSYSMQTKIVMSGITAAAIAQHFKRDYAVLAFSNGVFVLREIGERAGPEIVLKRLFSLESYGDTNIRIALEEGLKHVNKFQRKIGLLLTDGDWNRGGDPFPAAVRYDKLSVIGFPPAEQEKIRQLALQGKGSFSLVQDEREIAAAILRCLR encoded by the coding sequence ATGGACTTTGAAACCAACGACCCTCACCATTACTGGCGAATGGCGACCTATTTTAACCAGCATCCGGAAGAGCTCGATCTATTTTTTGAACACCCCGGCGCACTGGAAGCCTTTGCACGGATGGCAGGCAGATTACGGGAGGATGTGGCGGCCCAGGCCGTTAAAATTGCCAGTCGCCTCATTATCAAAATAGCCAGGCAAATTGCTGACACCGGATACCGGTCAGGGAGGTTTGAACTGGTCAAGGGCTGTATGGATGGCGCCGAAATTGAATTGGACCTGAGCCTCGAAAGATATGCAGAGGCACCGGAACGAGGAGCCTTTGAGAACCTTGTATCGTACGTAAGGCACAGAGAACGGGAAGCCTTTGTAATGATGCTTGACTTTAGTTACTCCATGCAAACCAAGATCGTCATGTCCGGAATTACTGCAGCGGCCATTGCCCAGCACTTCAAGAGGGATTACGCTGTTCTCGCTTTCAGCAATGGGGTTTTCGTCCTGAGGGAAATAGGTGAGCGAGCAGGTCCGGAAATAGTTTTGAAGAGGCTGTTCTCCCTGGAATCCTATGGCGACACCAATATCCGGATTGCTTTGGAGGAAGGGTTGAAGCACGTGAACAAGTTTCAGCGGAAAATCGGGTTGCTATTGACCGACGGGGATTGGAATAGGGGCGGGGATCCTTTTCCGGCAGCGGTCCGGTACGATAAACTCAGCGTCATCGGTTTTCCGCCAGCCGAACAGGAAAAAATCCGCCAGCTGGCCCTTCAGGGGAAGGGAAGTTTTTCACTCGTACAAGATGAAAGAGAAATAGCCGCAGCTATTCTACGATGTCTGAGGTAA
- the cobT gene encoding nicotinate-nucleotide--dimethylbenzimidazole phosphoribosyltransferase, with product MAARDLQLKEIVEGIGQTDRQWAERARERTSQLVMPTRALGRLHEISEKLCEICKTLAPSIERKAILVLAADHGVVDEGVSAYPQVITGEMVRAFLRGGAGINILARQVDAEVWVVDMGIIPVLDPASLDRGDHLLIRKVAGGTSNFTKGPAMTRIDAEKAILTGFELATDLFEKGVDLLGTGDMGIGNTTASSAIGTVITGMGIEEMVGRGTGVDDEGLLKKADVIRRGIHVNQPDPEDGVDVLSKIGGFEIGGIAGCVLAGAYHSRPVLLDGLISAAGALVAHAICPAVVDYVFAGHRSEEPGHMAMLRHLGIEPILDLGMRLGEGTGGALAMGIMEGAVRIFREMLTFEEAGVTNKER from the coding sequence ATGGCCGCAAGAGATTTGCAATTGAAGGAAATTGTAGAAGGAATTGGGCAAACGGATAGACAATGGGCCGAGAGGGCCAGGGAGCGGACGTCTCAATTGGTAATGCCAACCAGAGCACTGGGCAGGCTGCATGAGATCTCCGAGAAGTTATGTGAGATCTGCAAGACCTTGGCGCCTTCCATTGAGCGGAAGGCGATTTTGGTATTGGCCGCAGACCACGGCGTGGTTGATGAAGGCGTGAGTGCATATCCGCAGGTGATTACTGGCGAGATGGTTCGTGCGTTTCTCAGGGGCGGTGCGGGGATTAATATACTCGCGCGTCAAGTGGACGCAGAGGTCTGGGTTGTTGATATGGGGATTATCCCCGTGTTGGATCCCGCTTCATTGGACAGAGGAGATCACTTGTTGATCCGAAAGGTGGCCGGAGGAACATCGAATTTCACCAAAGGTCCAGCCATGACGCGCATTGATGCTGAAAAGGCGATTTTAACAGGTTTCGAACTTGCCACTGACCTATTTGAGAAAGGTGTGGATCTATTGGGCACAGGAGATATGGGAATCGGCAACACAACCGCTTCATCGGCTATCGGTACTGTGATCACAGGCATGGGCATTGAGGAGATGGTCGGCCGGGGGACGGGTGTGGATGATGAAGGACTTCTGAAGAAAGCTGACGTTATTCGCCGGGGTATTCATGTGAACCAGCCGGATCCCGAGGACGGCGTGGATGTTTTATCCAAGATCGGGGGTTTCGAGATTGGTGGGATCGCAGGGTGTGTGTTGGCCGGGGCCTACCACAGTCGTCCAGTACTGCTCGATGGCCTTATTTCAGCGGCCGGGGCCTTAGTGGCCCACGCCATTTGTCCGGCCGTGGTAGACTATGTCTTCGCCGGCCACCGCTCCGAGGAGCCCGGCCATATGGCTATGCTGAGACATTTGGGGATCGAACCTATCCTGGACCTGGGGATGCGTCTTGGGGAGGGCACAGGTGGGGCGCTTGCCATGGGGATAATGGAGGGTGCAGTAAGAATTTTTCGAGAGATGCTCACCTTTGAAGAAGCGGGCGTCACGAACAAGGAGCGGTAA
- a CDS encoding TonB-dependent receptor yields the protein MIGKTLKRDLLRMAVTLGVALAWGTANAGETELETLETITVTAEPFAVKEKESSRFVSVYTAEELKETGADNLVDALRRKGSFAYKAMGPLGISHGGMNSTLSIRGIENGELVLINGSPIQGAAGQGYDLSAIPIEMIERVEVLRGAASTLYGADAMSGVINIITKKNPAATSTRAAVEAGNYQYVNGAVGFQGPFINAGFNYQHLEGITEISRSFTQKYRYDTEGTHKYNLNLDITPFEDFHIDYLGSYYKTGFKKIFDSGKPMDGTDQENYDQFADIRYETDVFKVKAFGSYSRINRDEYTDPEEPKDRNSNYNYGLEGDFRYELLFTEITIGGDYTHRAADYNNQYGKHHRDDYAVFAQLKREFFDRLSLSVGAREQFINADADGENYNIFLPTFGVAFKTTENLNLFANVGKAFRAPTFTNLYNASNFLKGNPDLKPEKGWTYETGIKLNTAFTQIRLAGFYMDYSDKIEVDRSKGYPLTYFNAGDYESKGIEWQIDISPFVNYDAFLSDISFYTAGYWADPTANDPKGQEYQTGPKFNTSLGLYYLTDDLTLQLIADLVTSREKNLDNTFTLDFFGKFKVWKGYVTASVSNIFNSEVQVSGDLSSTATSNYLYYGMDRMFKVGYEIGF from the coding sequence ATGATTGGCAAGACACTGAAGAGGGATCTTTTAAGGATGGCCGTGACATTGGGTGTGGCACTGGCGTGGGGCACTGCAAACGCAGGGGAGACGGAACTGGAAACCCTCGAGACGATCACCGTTACCGCGGAACCCTTTGCGGTAAAGGAAAAGGAATCTTCTCGATTCGTATCGGTCTACACCGCCGAAGAACTAAAGGAGACAGGCGCGGACAATCTGGTGGATGCACTCCGAAGAAAGGGCTCGTTTGCGTATAAAGCTATGGGCCCCTTGGGCATCAGCCATGGCGGTATGAACAGCACCCTGTCCATCAGAGGGATAGAAAACGGTGAGCTGGTCTTAATCAACGGCTCTCCTATCCAGGGGGCCGCGGGGCAGGGATACGACCTGAGCGCCATCCCCATCGAGATGATCGAAAGGGTTGAGGTCTTGAGAGGGGCCGCTTCTACGCTCTATGGGGCGGATGCCATGTCGGGCGTTATCAATATTATCACCAAAAAGAATCCTGCGGCGACCTCCACCCGGGCCGCAGTGGAAGCGGGCAATTACCAGTATGTGAACGGCGCGGTCGGTTTTCAAGGCCCTTTCATCAATGCCGGGTTCAATTATCAGCACCTGGAGGGGATCACGGAAATTTCGCGCAGTTTTACGCAAAAATACCGCTATGATACGGAGGGCACCCACAAGTACAACCTGAATCTGGACATCACCCCCTTTGAGGACTTTCACATCGACTATCTGGGATCCTATTATAAGACGGGCTTCAAAAAGATCTTCGACTCGGGCAAACCCATGGATGGGACGGATCAAGAAAATTACGATCAGTTCGCGGATATCAGGTATGAGACGGATGTCTTTAAGGTTAAGGCCTTTGGGAGCTATTCCAGGATTAACAGGGATGAATATACGGACCCGGAAGAACCGAAGGATCGGAACTCAAATTACAACTACGGCCTGGAAGGGGACTTTCGGTATGAACTCCTGTTTACGGAGATCACTATCGGCGGCGATTACACCCATCGTGCCGCAGACTACAACAACCAGTATGGAAAACACCACCGGGACGATTATGCCGTATTCGCACAGCTCAAGAGGGAGTTCTTTGACCGCCTGTCGCTGTCCGTGGGCGCCAGGGAGCAGTTCATTAATGCGGATGCCGACGGGGAGAATTACAACATTTTTTTACCCACATTCGGCGTGGCTTTCAAGACCACCGAAAATCTGAATCTTTTTGCCAACGTGGGAAAGGCCTTCCGTGCCCCTACGTTTACCAACCTTTACAACGCCAGCAACTTCTTGAAGGGAAATCCCGATCTCAAACCTGAAAAGGGGTGGACGTATGAGACGGGCATCAAACTGAATACCGCTTTCACCCAAATTCGTTTGGCCGGTTTCTATATGGATTACTCAGACAAAATCGAGGTGGACCGATCCAAGGGATATCCCCTCACCTATTTTAATGCCGGCGATTATGAGTCCAAGGGCATTGAGTGGCAGATAGACATTTCGCCTTTTGTGAATTATGATGCTTTTTTGAGCGACATCTCGTTCTATACGGCCGGTTACTGGGCCGACCCGACGGCCAATGATCCCAAGGGCCAGGAGTATCAAACCGGGCCCAAATTCAATACCAGCCTGGGCCTCTACTACCTGACGGATGACCTGACCCTCCAATTGATCGCCGATCTCGTGACCAGCCGGGAAAAAAATCTCGACAATACGTTTACACTGGATTTTTTTGGAAAATTCAAGGTATGGAAAGGCTATGTCACGGCGAGCGTGAGCAATATCTTCAATTCCGAAGTCCAGGTTTCGGGCGATTTGTCTTCCACTGCAACCAGTAACTATCTATATTATGGGATGGATCGCATGTTCAAGGTCGGATATGAAATCGGATTCTAA
- the cobO gene encoding cob(I)yrinic acid a,c-diamide adenosyltransferase, translating to MIGTVEVYTGNGKGKTTAAFGLALRAAGAGLKVYIAQFVKGMRYSELKAVERLADSIMLKQYGLGFFVNRDPDKEDFKAARQGLKEVREIVGSGMYDLVILDEANIATHYDLFSVEELLEVIRARPTHVELVITGRKADPRIMEAADLVTEMREIKHYYSKGVKARIGIER from the coding sequence ATGATAGGAACTGTGGAGGTGTATACCGGCAATGGCAAGGGAAAAACAACCGCGGCCTTTGGGCTTGCTCTGCGCGCTGCCGGCGCCGGGCTTAAGGTCTATATTGCGCAGTTTGTCAAGGGGATGAGGTATAGCGAGCTTAAGGCGGTGGAGAGGCTGGCGGATTCCATCATGCTGAAACAATACGGGTTGGGCTTTTTCGTCAACAGAGACCCGGACAAAGAGGATTTTAAGGCAGCCCGGCAGGGCCTGAAAGAGGTCCGGGAGATCGTGGGTTCCGGAATGTATGATCTTGTCATTCTGGATGAGGCCAATATCGCCACCCATTATGATCTCTTTTCCGTAGAGGAGCTGCTGGAAGTCATCCGGGCAAGGCCAACGCATGTCGAACTGGTGATTACCGGCAGGAAGGCGGACCCGCGCATCATGGAAGCAGCGGATCTGGTGACCGAGATGAGAGAGATCAAGCACTACTATAGCAAGGGTGTTAAGGCAAGGATTGGAATCGAGAGATGA